From a region of the Coprococcus comes ATCC 27758 genome:
- a CDS encoding undecaprenyldiphospho-muramoylpentapeptide beta-N-acetylglucosaminyltransferase, with the protein MKRIILTGGGTAGHVTPNIALLPRLRELQYDIHYIGSYNGMEKQLVEQQGIPYHGISSGKLRRYFSLQNFTDPFRVLKGFSEANRLIKQLKPDVIFSKGGFVSVPVVIAGKKNHVPVIIHESDMTPGLANKLSIPSAAKVCCNFPETLSSLPQDKAVLTGSPIRQELFTGDKEKARAFCGFKEVKPVILIVGGSLGAVAVNNAVRKILPELLKDFQVVHLCGKGKLDEKLTGLNGYVQFEYIQDELKDLFALADVVISRAGANAICELLALRKPNLLIPLSANASRGDQILNARSFERQGFSMVMEEEELTDEKLLAAVHKLYDSREDFINAMNQSSQQDPIKTIIGLIEDATSK; encoded by the coding sequence ATGAAACGCATCATTCTGACCGGCGGAGGTACTGCCGGACATGTTACACCTAATATTGCACTGCTTCCCCGTCTTCGGGAACTGCAGTATGACATACATTACATCGGTTCTTACAACGGTATGGAAAAGCAACTGGTTGAACAGCAGGGGATTCCATATCATGGTATCTCTTCCGGTAAGCTCCGCCGGTATTTCAGCCTTCAGAACTTTACGGATCCGTTCCGCGTCCTGAAAGGCTTCAGTGAAGCCAACCGCCTGATCAAGCAGTTAAAACCGGATGTAATTTTTTCAAAAGGTGGATTTGTAAGTGTTCCTGTTGTTATTGCCGGAAAGAAGAACCATGTTCCTGTTATCATTCACGAATCGGATATGACTCCGGGACTGGCTAATAAGCTTTCCATTCCTTCAGCTGCAAAAGTATGCTGTAACTTCCCGGAAACTTTAAGTTCCCTTCCTCAAGATAAAGCTGTCCTTACCGGATCCCCTATCCGTCAGGAGCTTTTCACCGGAGATAAAGAAAAAGCCCGCGCTTTCTGTGGTTTCAAGGAAGTAAAACCAGTTATCCTGATCGTCGGAGGAAGTCTTGGCGCAGTCGCAGTCAATAATGCAGTACGCAAGATTCTTCCTGAACTGTTAAAAGATTTCCAAGTTGTTCATCTCTGTGGTAAAGGCAAGCTCGATGAAAAGCTCACCGGTCTGAATGGCTATGTTCAATTTGAATATATTCAGGATGAACTGAAAGATCTCTTCGCCCTTGCCGATGTTGTAATCTCAAGAGCAGGTGCAAATGCAATCTGCGAATTGCTTGCTCTTCGCAAACCAAATCTTCTGATTCCACTTTCAGCTAACGCAAGCCGTGGTGACCAGATTCTGAATGCCCGTTCTTTTGAACGTCAGGGATTCAGTATGGTTATGGAAGAAGAAGAGCTTACAGATGAAAAGCTTCTCGCAGCTGTCCACAAGCTTTATGATTCCCGTGAAGACTTCATAAATGCAATGAATCAGTCTTCTCAGCAGGATCCGATCAAGACAATTATCGGTCTGATCGAAGATGCTACTTCCAAATAA
- a CDS encoding HIT family protein, translated as MRDENCIFCKIANGEIPSATIYEDDDFRVILDLGPATKGHALILPKEHAADIYSIDEELAGKAFKLAKKITTRLKDVLGCDGYNIVQNNGEVAGQTVFHFHMHLIPRYKNDKSGFGWKPGKLTDEDRDEILEKLKEK; from the coding sequence ATGAGGGATGAGAACTGTATTTTTTGTAAAATCGCAAATGGAGAAATTCCATCTGCAACCATATATGAGGATGATGATTTCAGAGTAATTCTGGATCTTGGACCGGCGACAAAGGGACATGCACTGATCCTGCCAAAAGAACATGCGGCAGATATTTATTCTATTGATGAAGAACTGGCAGGAAAAGCATTTAAGCTTGCAAAGAAGATCACAACAAGATTAAAAGATGTACTTGGATGTGACGGATATAATATCGTACAGAATAACGGGGAAGTGGCCGGTCAGACCGTATTCCATTTCCATATGCATCTGATTCCGAGATATAAAAATGACAAGAGCGGATTCGGCTGGAAACCGGGTAAACTTACAGATGAAGATCGGGATGAAATCCTGGAAAAACTGAAAGAAAAATAA
- a CDS encoding DUF4367 domain-containing protein, producing the protein MEKHEDNLDKLLKAELEKEAGEIMEEMDSDESLQDISFPEDLDEKMWSKIQEYEEQQKAYEKLSDADKEAIRLGREVQALRGGENTKDHLKKDVESDSYIDNVVPIEHVKHETDNKASDDGTNGETEKKAGKKKVKKRKRHWKVYGIVAIVTVLAMMWSMVSIGGTPFFGRVLNDIIGDREMVKVNTEREDGDKNKIDNYDEESVYEEIKDKFGMDVVRFRRKSDGMTLIQSDIDEALKRVCLIYSNEETIMEYQMIFNYKEQSHGYDVEDKKIKEEQMIVDGNKINIIQYELSDGSKENIAQFEYKDVFYILNTTMEEEEFKKILKNLYFF; encoded by the coding sequence ATGGAAAAACATGAAGATAATCTGGATAAGCTTTTAAAAGCTGAACTGGAAAAAGAAGCCGGGGAAATCATGGAAGAAATGGACTCGGACGAATCACTGCAGGACATTTCCTTTCCAGAAGACCTGGATGAAAAGATGTGGAGTAAAATCCAAGAATATGAAGAACAGCAGAAAGCATATGAAAAACTGTCAGATGCCGACAAGGAGGCAATCCGTCTCGGACGAGAGGTTCAGGCACTTCGCGGCGGGGAGAATACGAAGGATCATCTTAAGAAAGATGTGGAGAGTGACAGTTATATAGATAATGTTGTGCCAATTGAGCATGTAAAGCATGAAACAGACAATAAAGCAAGTGACGATGGTACGAACGGAGAGACCGAGAAGAAAGCCGGGAAGAAGAAAGTTAAGAAGAGAAAACGGCACTGGAAGGTATATGGAATCGTGGCGATTGTGACTGTGCTTGCTATGATGTGGAGTATGGTGAGTATTGGTGGGACGCCGTTCTTTGGCAGGGTGTTGAATGATATTATTGGTGATAGAGAAATGGTTAAGGTTAATACGGAAAGGGAGGATGGAGATAAGAATAAGATTGACAATTATGATGAAGAAAGTGTGTATGAAGAAATTAAAGATAAATTTGGAATGGATGTTGTTCGATTTAGGAGAAAGTCGGATGGAATGACATTAATTCAAAGTGATATTGATGAAGCATTGAAAAGAGTTTGTTTAATTTATAGTAATGAAGAAACTATAATGGAATATCAAATGATTTTTAATTATAAAGAACAATCACATGGATATGATGTAGAAGATAAAAAAATTAAAGAAGAGCAGATGATAGTAGATGGGAATAAAATTAACATTATTCAGTATGAATTATCGGATGGAAGTAAAGAGAATATAGCACAATTTGAGTATAAAGATGTTTTTTACATTTTAAATACAACTATGGAAGAAGAAGAATTCAAAAAAATTTTAAAAAATTTATATTTTTTCTAA
- a CDS encoding DUF6147 family protein, with protein sequence MKKSKILSLIMTMIMVCTLFISTRGIAKASDAPECVDGSYLTNEDSSEVTVGPMSRGVYLKSGSSTITKAGPGKIAAGGNTVGQKVVSKITVDVTVERYVNGKWGYYTSWIETNYNSVYVSTSKTLSVPTGYYYRVCCVHYANSDVSGSYTDGIYI encoded by the coding sequence GTGAAAAAGAGCAAAATTTTATCACTGATTATGACAATGATTATGGTTTGTACATTGTTTATCAGTACACGAGGAATTGCAAAGGCATCCGATGCGCCGGAGTGTGTTGATGGTTCCTACTTAACGAATGAAGATTCTTCAGAGGTAACGGTAGGACCAATGAGCAGAGGTGTGTATTTAAAAAGTGGCTCATCAACAATTACAAAAGCCGGACCTGGTAAAATTGCTGCAGGAGGAAACACAGTAGGGCAGAAAGTTGTTTCCAAGATTACAGTGGATGTAACAGTGGAACGGTATGTGAATGGAAAATGGGGCTACTATACTTCATGGATTGAAACAAATTATAATTCTGTCTATGTAAGTACAAGTAAAACATTATCCGTACCAACTGGATATTATTATCGAGTATGCTGTGTGCATTACGCAAATTCAGACGTAAGTGGCTCGTACACAGACGGCATTTACATCTAA
- a CDS encoding RNA polymerase sigma factor — protein MSFQNKNKKEFENVYHKNKFNVYRIAMDYSGSHKESAEEIFQEVFLKLYTHFDTVDEEYMAAWLVTTTKNTAINYMKKRARECPKADIELFSDLYSKEYAESAEEHVFHKILQKEKVGYGWTILDALYEENENWYEAITMVYCLERKQKDVAESMGISIQALTGVLYRARKWVKIHYNSDDYTK, from the coding sequence GTGAGTTTTCAGAATAAGAATAAAAAGGAATTCGAGAACGTGTACCATAAAAATAAGTTCAACGTTTATCGGATAGCAATGGATTATTCTGGCAGTCACAAAGAGTCAGCGGAAGAGATATTCCAGGAGGTTTTTCTAAAACTATATACACACTTTGATACAGTGGATGAAGAATACATGGCAGCATGGCTGGTAACAACAACGAAAAATACAGCTATCAATTATATGAAGAAGCGGGCAAGAGAATGTCCGAAGGCAGATATTGAGCTGTTTTCGGATCTGTACTCGAAGGAATATGCGGAAAGTGCAGAGGAGCATGTATTCCACAAAATTTTACAAAAAGAAAAAGTGGGTTATGGATGGACGATTCTGGATGCATTGTACGAAGAAAATGAAAACTGGTACGAAGCAATTACCATGGTTTACTGTCTGGAGAGAAAACAAAAAGATGTGGCTGAATCTATGGGGATCAGTATCCAAGCACTGACGGGTGTACTGTACAGAGCAAGAAAATGGGTAAAGATACATTACAATTCTGATGATTACACAAAATAG